One region of Apus apus isolate bApuApu2 chromosome W, bApuApu2.pri.cur, whole genome shotgun sequence genomic DNA includes:
- the LOC127395208 gene encoding transcription factor BTF3-like isoform X4 — MFTNQGTVIYFNNPKVQASLSANTFTITGHAETKQLTEMLPSILNQLGADSLTSLRRLAGARPKQPVDGKAPLATGDDDDDGEVPDLVENFDEASKNEAN; from the exons ATGTTTACCAACCAAGGAACGGTCATTTACTTCAATAACCCTAAAGTTCAGGCATCTCTGTCTGCTAACACTTTCACTATCACCGGCCATGCTGAGACAAAGCAGCTGACAGAAATGCTTCCTAGCATCTTAAATCAGCTCGGAGCTGACAGTCTGACCAGCCTGAGGAGACTGGCAGGAGCCCGACCCAAGCAGC CTGTGGATGGAAAAGCACCACTTGCTactggtgatgatgatgatgatggtgaagTTCCAG atcTGGTTGAAAACTTTGATGAAGCTTCAAAGAATGAGGCAAACTGA
- the LOC127395206 gene encoding transcription factor BTF3-like isoform X2: MKETIMNQEKLAKLQAQVRIGGKGTARRKKKVVHRTATADDKKLQFSLKKLGVNNISGIEEVNMFTNQGTVIYFNNPKVQASLSANTFTITGHAETKQLTEMLPSILNQLGADSLTSLRRLAGARPKQPVDGKAPLATGDDDDDGEVPDLVENFDEASKNEAN, translated from the exons ATGAAAGAAACGATCATGAACCAAGAAAAGCTCGCCAAGCTCCAGGCCCAAGTGCGCATCGGTGGCAAG GGTACTGCCCGCAGAAAGAAGAAGGTTGTCCACAGAACAGCTACAGCAGATGACaagaaacttcagttttctttgaagaaactGGGCGTCAACAACATTTCTGGAATTGAAGAG gtAAATATGTTTACCAACCAAGGAACGGTCATTTACTTCAATAACCCTAAAGTTCAGGCATCTCTGTCTGCTAACACTTTCACTATCACCGGCCATGCTGAGACAAAGCAGCTGACAGAAATGCTTCCTAGCATCTTAAATCAGCTCGGAGCTGACAGTCTGACCAGCCTGAGGAGACTGGCAGGAGCCCGACCCAAGCAGC CTGTGGATGGAAAAGCACCACTTGCTactggtgatgatgatgatgatggtgaagTTCCAG atcTGGTTGAAAACTTTGATGAAGCTTCAAAGAATGAGGCAAACTGA
- the LOC127395206 gene encoding transcription factor BTF3-like isoform X3 codes for MWQNPYENCGMKGTARRKKKVVHRTATADDKKLQFSLKKLGVNNISGIEEVNMFTNQGTVIYFNNPKVQASLSANTFTITGHAETKQLTEMLPSILNQLGADSLTSLRRLAGARPKQPVDGKAPLATGDDDDDGEVPDLVENFDEASKNEAN; via the exons ATGTGGCAGAATCCCTATGAGAATTGTGGAATGAAG GGTACTGCCCGCAGAAAGAAGAAGGTTGTCCACAGAACAGCTACAGCAGATGACaagaaacttcagttttctttgaagaaactGGGCGTCAACAACATTTCTGGAATTGAAGAG gtAAATATGTTTACCAACCAAGGAACGGTCATTTACTTCAATAACCCTAAAGTTCAGGCATCTCTGTCTGCTAACACTTTCACTATCACCGGCCATGCTGAGACAAAGCAGCTGACAGAAATGCTTCCTAGCATCTTAAATCAGCTCGGAGCTGACAGTCTGACCAGCCTGAGGAGACTGGCAGGAGCCCGACCCAAGCAGC CTGTGGATGGAAAAGCACCACTTGCTactggtgatgatgatgatgatggtgaagTTCCAG atcTGGTTGAAAACTTTGATGAAGCTTCAAAGAATGAGGCAAACTGA
- the LOC127395206 gene encoding transcription factor BTF3-like isoform X1 yields the protein MSVGELNLCFFFFPFLNRVGWSGILCRTISFNGTARRKKKVVHRTATADDKKLQFSLKKLGVNNISGIEEVNMFTNQGTVIYFNNPKVQASLSANTFTITGHAETKQLTEMLPSILNQLGADSLTSLRRLAGARPKQPVDGKAPLATGDDDDDGEVPDLVENFDEASKNEAN from the exons ATGTCTGTAGGGGAACTtaacctttgcttttttttttttccctttctgaacaGGGTTGGTTGGTCTGGAATACTATGTAGAactatttcttttaat GGTACTGCCCGCAGAAAGAAGAAGGTTGTCCACAGAACAGCTACAGCAGATGACaagaaacttcagttttctttgaagaaactGGGCGTCAACAACATTTCTGGAATTGAAGAG gtAAATATGTTTACCAACCAAGGAACGGTCATTTACTTCAATAACCCTAAAGTTCAGGCATCTCTGTCTGCTAACACTTTCACTATCACCGGCCATGCTGAGACAAAGCAGCTGACAGAAATGCTTCCTAGCATCTTAAATCAGCTCGGAGCTGACAGTCTGACCAGCCTGAGGAGACTGGCAGGAGCCCGACCCAAGCAGC CTGTGGATGGAAAAGCACCACTTGCTactggtgatgatgatgatgatggtgaagTTCCAG atcTGGTTGAAAACTTTGATGAAGCTTCAAAGAATGAGGCAAACTGA